In Ruminiclostridium papyrosolvens DSM 2782, the following proteins share a genomic window:
- a CDS encoding TetR/AcrR family transcriptional regulator, with product MLKNAKEVFAESLEKMLKKKTLDHVTVKDIVQDCGVSRQAFYYHFNDIYQLVEWIFKEQTFEALADNKDINTWQQGYHNILERMRQNRNFVYNVYRSISREYLETFMYRVLYEIIYPVVEDQSKGLIVDDKYKEFIAHFYSLAVVAIGMDWIRTGMKENPGEIAEKVAVLVKGDFKKALMKYSK from the coding sequence ATGCTAAAAAATGCCAAGGAAGTCTTTGCGGAATCACTAGAGAAAATGCTGAAAAAAAAGACACTTGATCATGTTACGGTAAAAGATATTGTTCAAGACTGTGGTGTATCCCGTCAAGCGTTTTATTATCATTTTAATGATATTTACCAGCTCGTCGAATGGATATTTAAAGAGCAAACATTTGAAGCATTGGCTGATAACAAAGATATTAATACATGGCAGCAAGGTTATCATAATATACTTGAAAGAATGCGTCAGAACAGGAACTTTGTTTATAACGTTTACCGCTCAATCAGCCGCGAATATCTTGAGACGTTTATGTACAGGGTTTTGTATGAAATAATATATCCCGTTGTCGAAGACCAATCCAAGGGATTGATTGTTGATGACAAATATAAAGAGTTTATTGCGCATTTTTATAGTCTGGCAGTTGTGGCAATAGGTATGGATTGGATTCGAACAGGTATGAAAGAAAATCCCGGTGAAATTGCTGAAAAAGTAGCCGTTTTAGTAAAAGGCGACTTTAAAAAAGCCCTGATGAAATACTCAAAATAA
- a CDS encoding aldo/keto reductase, translated as MDGVKKNFGFGCMRLPMNGEDVDIAQMNEMVDTYLDNGFNYFDTAHGYLQGKSELALKECLTRRYARDKYILTNKLTNIYFKKEEDIRPFFENQLIWCGVDYFDYYLMHAQVAESFKFFKDCNAYETAFALKAEGKVKHVGISFHDRAKVLEQILTEYPDIEVVQIQFNYADYEDPAVESRKCYEVCRKYNKPVLVMEPVKGGNLVNLPEDAKKILEDLHNGSSASFAIRFAAGFEGIEMVLSGMSSLEQMQDNISFMKEFEPLSEKELEAVSKVQEILHNMNLIPCTACRYCTDGCPKNISIPDLFACMNTKNMYHDWNADYYYSEVHTKNNGKASDCIKCGKCEKACPQHIQIGDLLVQVAKEFEK; from the coding sequence ATGGATGGAGTAAAGAAAAACTTTGGATTTGGATGTATGAGACTCCCTATGAATGGTGAAGATGTGGATATTGCACAGATGAATGAGATGGTGGATACGTATCTGGATAATGGATTTAATTATTTTGATACTGCACATGGATATTTACAGGGCAAAAGTGAACTGGCTCTGAAAGAGTGTCTTACCCGCAGGTATGCCAGAGATAAATATATCTTGACTAATAAACTTACAAATATTTATTTCAAAAAAGAAGAGGATATTCGTCCTTTTTTTGAAAATCAGTTAATTTGGTGTGGAGTAGATTATTTTGATTATTACCTGATGCATGCACAGGTAGCAGAAAGTTTTAAATTCTTTAAAGACTGCAACGCGTACGAGACTGCATTTGCACTGAAGGCTGAAGGAAAAGTGAAACATGTGGGAATTTCTTTCCATGACAGGGCTAAAGTATTAGAGCAGATTTTGACAGAGTATCCGGATATTGAAGTCGTACAGATTCAGTTCAATTACGCAGATTATGAAGATCCTGCTGTTGAAAGTCGCAAATGTTATGAGGTATGCAGAAAATACAATAAGCCTGTACTTGTAATGGAACCGGTGAAGGGTGGCAATCTTGTAAACCTTCCGGAAGACGCAAAAAAAATTCTTGAAGATTTACACAATGGAAGTTCTGCAAGCTTTGCAATTCGCTTTGCCGCCGGGTTTGAAGGAATAGAGATGGTATTATCCGGCATGAGTTCTTTGGAACAGATGCAGGATAATATCAGTTTTATGAAAGAGTTTGAACCACTCTCTGAGAAGGAACTGGAAGCGGTCTCAAAGGTACAGGAAATTCTTCATAACATGAATCTGATTCCCTGTACTGCGTGCAGATATTGTACAGACGGATGTCCAAAGAACATTTCTATTCCGGATTTGTTTGCTTGCATGAATACCAAGAACATGTACCATGACTGGAATGCTGATTATTATTACAGCGAAGTACATACTAAGAATAACGGTAAAGCGTCCGATTGCATTAAGTGTGGTAAATGTGAAAAAGCATGTCCACAACATATACAGATTGGAGATTTGCTTGTGCAGGTAGCAAAAGAGTTCGAAAAATAG
- a CDS encoding flavodoxin family protein, with the protein MKITMIHGQNHKGSTYHIGRLLADKLASEDEITEFFLPRDLNHFCMGCYQCIEDGTKCPYYTEKQIITDAMEKADMLIFTTPNYCMGPSASMKAFLDLMFTYWMPHCPREWMFTKKAAVISTAAGAGAKHAIKNVKKSLFYWGVPYIKSYGINVQASNWAGVKEDKKIKIDKDMNKLARRFAHIERPRVCIKTKLVFFIMAKMHKAGGDTSPVERQYWEERGWLNKERPWKKR; encoded by the coding sequence ATGAAAATCACGATGATACATGGGCAAAACCATAAAGGAAGTACTTATCACATAGGAAGGTTATTGGCCGATAAGCTTGCAAGTGAGGACGAAATTACAGAGTTTTTCTTACCGAGGGACTTGAATCACTTTTGTATGGGTTGCTACCAATGCATTGAAGATGGTACAAAATGCCCATACTACACCGAAAAGCAAATCATCACCGATGCTATGGAAAAGGCAGATATGCTTATTTTTACGACGCCAAACTATTGCATGGGTCCATCTGCATCCATGAAAGCTTTCCTTGACCTGATGTTTACATATTGGATGCCACATTGTCCAAGAGAGTGGATGTTCACAAAGAAAGCTGCCGTTATTTCAACTGCTGCCGGAGCAGGAGCTAAGCATGCAATTAAGAATGTGAAAAAGTCTCTCTTCTATTGGGGTGTTCCTTATATAAAGAGCTATGGTATTAATGTGCAGGCTTCAAACTGGGCTGGCGTAAAAGAGGATAAGAAAATAAAAATCGATAAAGATATGAATAAACTTGCCCGAAGATTTGCGCATATTGAAAGGCCGAGAGTCTGTATAAAGACAAAATTAGTATTTTTTATCATGGCTAAAATGCACAAGGCGGGAGGGGACACTTCTCCTGTCGAAAGGCAGTATTGGGAAGAACGGGGCTGGCTAAATAAAGAGCGACCTTGGAAAAAAAGGTGA
- a CDS encoding DUF6199 family natural product biosynthesis protein, with protein MPKGVMVYQLTIIGLIFTIALLNVICPKLMWKTFESWKATKEPSNAYFISRRIIGVIIIAVLLAMSLLPYIMG; from the coding sequence ATGCCAAAAGGAGTAATGGTATATCAACTCACTATTATAGGATTAATTTTTACTATTGCATTATTAAATGTTATATGCCCTAAATTAATGTGGAAGACTTTTGAAAGCTGGAAGGCCACGAAAGAGCCAAGTAATGCTTATTTTATTTCAAGAAGAATTATAGGTGTCATTATAATTGCAGTATTATTAGCAATGTCTTTATTGCCGTACATAATGGGATAG
- a CDS encoding class I SAM-dependent methyltransferase gives MNIACVSYNNMTDTMAIYLLYGDENMFNELEKYTAKPQLYAPSTNKFWDDEHISKGMLEAHLNPSWDAATRKSEFLDESVKWISKIAPPPQYKFLLDLGCGPGLYAERFNSAGFSVTGVDFSKRSIAYAMEQALLNKSSIEYHYKNYLTIDYVEKYDVIILIYCDYAALSNTDRLTLLKKVYLALKPNGKFIFDVFTPQMRKHESRSWYYCEEGGFLCDKPHICLESVYQYNDEDSTELRQSIVITEETVNCYNIWDHFFTKEALLSEVQTTGFSTFEFYGDIAGKEFSDTGETICGVFTK, from the coding sequence ATGAATATAGCTTGTGTCAGCTATAACAATATGACAGATACTATGGCTATTTATCTTTTATATGGAGATGAGAATATGTTCAATGAACTTGAAAAATATACTGCGAAACCACAATTATATGCTCCAAGCACAAATAAATTTTGGGATGATGAACATATCTCCAAAGGTATGTTGGAAGCTCACCTGAATCCAAGTTGGGATGCGGCAACTCGCAAATCCGAATTTCTCGATGAATCAGTAAAATGGATTTCAAAAATTGCACCACCGCCTCAATATAAGTTTTTACTTGATTTAGGTTGTGGACCCGGATTATATGCTGAGCGGTTTAATAGCGCAGGATTTTCTGTTACTGGAGTAGATTTTTCTAAACGCTCCATTGCATATGCAATGGAACAAGCGTTACTTAATAAAAGCAGTATTGAGTACCATTATAAAAACTACTTAACAATTGATTATGTAGAAAAGTACGATGTAATAATATTGATATATTGTGATTATGCAGCACTATCAAATACGGACAGGCTCACTTTATTGAAAAAAGTATATCTTGCATTAAAGCCCAACGGAAAGTTTATTTTTGATGTATTTACACCTCAGATGAGAAAACATGAAAGTCGTTCATGGTACTACTGTGAAGAGGGTGGTTTTTTGTGCGATAAGCCACATATTTGCTTGGAATCCGTTTATCAATATAATGATGAAGATAGTACTGAATTAAGGCAGTCTATTGTGATTACCGAAGAAACTGTGAATTGCTATAATATATGGGACCATTTTTTTACTAAGGAAGCCTTGCTATCAGAGGTTCAGACTACAGGTTTTAGTACATTTGAATTTTATGGCGATATCGCCGGTAAGGAATTTTCAGATACAGGAGAAACTATCTGTGGCGTTTTTACAAAATAG
- a CDS encoding MGMT family protein, with product MANEQNKDFNTMLHNNKDMPKLKIITDEKSIKKYGGERMYFAPPIDYDRIMKKVPLGKVITVGQIRDSFAKANNADFTDPITAGIFVSIVAWASNQRSSEKTPYWRTLKADGELNPKYPGGIEAQKEKLEAEGHIVVQRGRSNIRYYVQNYEYSLCQL from the coding sequence ATGGCAAATGAACAGAACAAAGATTTTAATACAATGCTTCATAATAATAAGGATATGCCTAAATTAAAAATTATTACCGATGAAAAAAGTATTAAAAAGTATGGCGGCGAGCGAATGTATTTTGCTCCACCCATTGATTATGACCGGATTATGAAGAAAGTACCATTAGGTAAGGTAATTACAGTAGGACAGATTAGAGACTCCTTTGCAAAGGCAAATAATGCAGATTTTACAGACCCAATCACCGCAGGAATTTTTGTTTCTATCGTAGCATGGGCGAGCAACCAAAGAAGCAGCGAGAAAACACCATACTGGAGAACACTTAAAGCGGATGGTGAGTTAAATCCAAAATACCCGGGTGGTATTGAGGCACAAAAAGAAAAATTAGAAGCAGAAGGTCACATAGTTGTTCAGCGAGGCAGAAGTAATATCAGATATTATGTACAGAATTATGAATATAGCTTGTGTCAGCTATAA